The genomic interval AAGCCTGATGAGATTATGAAAAATAGAACcctaaatgaaatatttagcAGTTACGCAGCGAAATGATTCAAAATATTCTGCGTCTTCTGCACATAACTACGGTGCTGACGCGTTACAATATATTACCTTATTTACTTCCACCatcaaaaaaatcaataaataaaatacaaggCCACAAGCTAAAGTGTGCTCTTGAAAAATTAGGTCCGGTGTTCATTAAGTTTGGGCAGTCTATCTCATCACGTACTGATGTTTTAAATGAAGATATAACAAATAACTTGTTATTGATATGTGATAGATTGCCATCATTTTCACATAAAATAGCAGTTAAAACTATAGAAAGTGAGTTTAATTGTAAATTGAGCGACATTTTTTCAAGCTTTTCTGAAAAGCCAATTGCAGCAGCATCGATTTCTCAGGTGCATAGAGCGGTTACAACTGAGGGTAAGGAAGTTGCTGTGAAGGTTTTAAGGCCAAATATTGAGAAAACATTCTCAAGAGATATAAAAATGCTTTCTTGGcttgcagaaattgcagaaAAATTTAGCGAACAATCAAAAAGGCTGAGGCCAATTGAATTAGTTAAAACTTTTGCTGAAATTTGCCGATTAGAGTTAGATCTACGTTTTGAAGCTGCTCACTCTTCGGAACTAAaggaaaacacaaaaaatgacAGAGGTTTTTATGTACCTGAAATAGATTGGAATAGAACTGCAAAAAAGGTTTTAACATTAGAATGGATAGAAGCAACGCCAATATACGAAGTTGAAAAACTGAATAATCATAAGCAAATAGCTATCAATCTTATAGAATCGTTTTGTAATCAGGTATACAGGGATTGTTTTTTTCATGCTGATATGCATCCTGGAAATCTAATGGTTGATAGTAATAACAATATTATTGCTCTGGATTGTGGAATCATGGGTAGAATAGATCGTGAGACATGCTATTACGTTATAGAGATACTCAAAGGCTTTTTAAATCGGGATTATGATCACGTTGCAAAAATGCACTTTAAAGCTGGTTACGTTTCATCACAGCATAGAAATTTTGTCACAGCTTGCAGGGCAATAGGTGAACCCATTATTGGGCAGCCTATACAGAAGATTTCATTTGCTAGTTTACTTGCTCAGCTATTAAAAATAACTGGTGATTTTGATATGAAAGTTCAAACACAATTGTTATTGCTGCAGAAAACTATGATTTTACTGGAAGGGACATGTAGAAAGATCTACCCAGAAATCAATATGTGGAAAGTAGTTGAAGCGTGGATAAGCAGTCAACATGAAAGTAAAATAGGGTATAGGGAAAAAATTAGAAGTTCTTATCCTGTAAAAACAATCCAAGGGATATTTAGCCTTATAGAAAAATTGAACCTAATAGCTgataaaaaattagaaaacatccaaattaaaaataaatcaaatggaaaagtctattttttattgtggTTTGTAATTATAATTCTAATCGttaaacttttaatttcttaaacTATGGGAAAAAACTGCGTCAAATCCAATTTTTATTcaacttaatttttaatctGCAGGAGCCGAGTTGAGAATGTCCAATTTTCCACTTTCTTTATGTATCTGTTCAGCAGAGTGGCAAAATAAGGTAGACGAGAAAAGACAACTATAGGAACAAATGGGTGTCATGCCAGTGCGTGACACTGGCCTCTTGTTTCAATGTTAAACAAAATACCATAGAATTCAAAAAGACAATTCCTAGAAAATTTCTACATCCAAAAAAGGCATAAGTTATGTTAATGCTGTTTGAATGAGATGATATAAAGATAAGCCAAATTTTTACAAAGAAAACATTTCAAGCAGCAAGACACCTTTGATTGAAAGAGAGCACCAAATTTATGGGGTGAGTAACTGCGCTATTTCAACTATAGTATTTTCTAAAACGAATGATAAACGTCTAAAATGGTATTACCAACTAAAAGGTGTAAGTCTGTACATTGATGCATTAGAGGTCTGAGGCAACTTTTGATGGTGTGCCAACAATGCTCTATCGGATTTAGATGTATTAAATAAGACTTGACCTGACACTTTAAAAAagtaagttaaaaataataaaaataaaggagtGTTAGATATGAGTACAATacagacaaaaatattaaaaccaaAGCTAGAGAACTAGCAAAACAACTAGGAAATGTGTCTCAAGCATGCAAAGTGATGGGATACTCAAGAGATACATTTTATCGCTTTAAGGAGTTATATGAAAATGGAGGAGAGGAAGCATTACATGAAATAAGTAAGAAAAAACCGCTATTAGCAAACAGAGTTTCCGACGATATAGAAAGAGCAGTGATTGGTATAGCAACAGAATTTCCAGCATATGGGCAAGAAAGAGCTGCAAATGAACTGAGAAAAAGAGGTATAATAATTTCTCAGGGAGGAGTAAGGTCTGTATGGCTAAGAAATGACCTTGAAACTCTCAAAAAGAGACTTAAAGCACTAGAGACAAAAGTAGCTCAAGACGGAATCATTTTAACTGAAGAACAACTTGCAGCTTTAGAAAAAGTGAAAGAACAAAGGGAAGCTCATGGTGAAATTGAGACGCAACATCCAGGTTATTTGGGTTCTCAAGATACCTATTATGTGGGCAATATCAAAGGTATAGGGCGCATTTATCAGCAAACTTTTGTTGATACTTATTCCAGAGTTGCAATGGTTAAACTTTACACGGACAGAACAGCTATTACAGCTGCAGATCTTCTCAACGATAgagttattccattttttgatGAGCAGAAAATTCCATTATTACGCATTTTAACTGATAGGGGTACGGAGTACTGTGGCAAGCCCGAAAATCACGCTTATCAGCTTTATTTGGGCATAGAAAACATCGATCATTCTAGAACTAAAGCCAACTCTCCACAGACTAATGGCATATGTGAAAGGTTTCATAGAACCATGCAAGATGAGTGTTACAATATCATCTTTAGAAAGAAAATCTACAGTTCTTTGGAAGATCTACAGATTGATGTTGATCATTGGTTGCGTTCTTATAATGAGACAAGACCTCACTCGGGTAAATATTGCTATGGCAAAACGCCTATGCAAACTTTTCTTGATAGCAAATATATTGCTTTTCAGAAAAATATTAGTAGCATTACACAAGAGCCTGATATTAGTTTTGACTACCTCAATTCTTCTGTCAGTTAATTCTTGTCTGTCAGATCAAATCTTGTCTTTTACAGATtccgctaacacgtagcgggatgacggttgtcgGTAAATCTAAGTCAGTTTAGCTATATGCTTTTAATTCCCCCAAAAGGAGAATTAAATATGTGAAATTCTAGTTGATATAATTTAATGAATGGTTAATTTTaactattaatttatttgagagattttaataatatttaaccCACTCgtttttctattttccatATCACGATGTGCTTGAAttatttcatcaaatttatattttttattgatccGTACagttaaaagtttttttcttATCATCTCGAAGATTTCCATTGTGGTAAGCACTAATGTGAATCTATCATGCTTATAATGATATATTAAGGTTCCAGTTGCAAATAATGAACGTGAACTAAGTAAAGAAAAACTAATAGGAGCGTTACCTGATATCTGCCCATAGGAAACGTATATGCCGAACCTGCCTAAAGATTCAAAAGAGAGCTTGCTTGTAGCGTAACCTATGGGGTCATATACTGCACCTACTCCTCTGTTTTGCGTAATCTCCATAATTTTAGAAACGAAGTCTTTATCATTGTAGTTTATTGCGTATGTGCAGCCACTTTGTAAAGCTATCTTCATTTTTTCATCAGAGCTTACAGAACCTATCACTACACCTTTTTTATCCTTTGCCCATTGGCATATTATTTGTCCTAAGCCACCATTAGCCCCATGAACTAGCACGAAAGCACCAGGCCTAACTTTATAAGATTGATTAACTAAATAGTGAGCTGTCATACCTTTAAACAGCACTGCAGCAGCAACTTCATCAGATATGTCATCTGGAATTTTTATCAGATATTTCTGGTGTATAATGCGCTTTTCACAATATGCCCCTGGAGGAGCTGTGCAATATCCAACTCTATCTCCGACCTTCAACCCATCACTGATTTTTTTACCAAGCTTTTCAATAACTCCCACTGCTTCCACTCCAAGCACTGatggtaaatttttaattttgcgtGTACCTTTTCTGTGCTCTAAATCATAACGATTTAAGCCGATAGTTGTGTGACGCACTAAGACTTCCTCGCCTTTTGGCTCACCTACACTCTTATCTACAAATTCTAATACTTCTGGTCCcccagttttttttatttgtatagcTCTAACCATGGTGAATGTAAGATAAAAACTTTGATTATGTTATCTAACAATTAATATTTTGCAAAATGTTATTTAGAGTTTATATACTACATAAGTGtatattaatagttttaaggTATAAATTATAATGAATAGAGAAACTTGGCTTTATAGTGTTTTGTATAATGTGTTGTACAAAGTGGATGAAGATAACGATTTAGATACTagtaatataataaaaaaaataaaagaaaggcTAGAAAGTGGAATGCGAACTTCAAGCAAAGAAAACtattatgaatatttatatgcttcttgggaaaaaaaaggttttgaTATTAATCACAAATTTGATTTGAAAGACTATGATGGCTTTCCAGTAGATAGTCTTTTTTCTATTGCTATTAATCACAAGCCTCACGCTTTACCAAATCTAGCGCAAGTTTTAATAAAAGCAGGGGCTAACGTGCAAAATGAGAAAGGATATTTACATGCCTGCGCTTTGACGCGTTCTCCAGATGTGTTAAAGGCTCTCATAGAAGCGGGGGTAAGTGATAGCCCACATGAACACTACGGTGGAAATACCGCTTTAGATTGTGTTACTGAATTATATGATGCAGAGAAGTCAATTGAATGCAAAGATTGCTGTAAGATTCTAATTAAGCATACATTGGAAAAAAAACCTCATGAAAAAATGCCAGATtctgtaaaaaataataaggaaTTGGCTCAATATTGGAATGCTTGTGAAGCAAAGAATGAAGGATGGGAATTGATAACACCAAGCACTGAGACACAAGTAGTCGGTGCGCAAAAAGCAAATAAGAACTCCTGCTCAATTCAACAGATCTGTTGCATAATCATTATTTGAATAACAACGCACTCCTTCTATAGCTAAcacgtcataccgccgcggagatcccgctaacaagtagcgggatgacgaggTTTACCTTATCGGATTGTTTCAAcacgtcataccgcgattcattcgcggtatctcaaagcatagatcccgctaacgGGTAGCGGAATGACAGTTTTTCAAATTGTCGGTAAATCTAAGTCAGTTTAGCTATAGCTCACGCTGCTTGGGTGACAATAGGAAAAAGTTTATTActtaagcttaaaaaatgTGTATGATAGTGTTATTTCGCTCAAATCTTTTGTGTTGTTATCAAGCATTATCTCAGGATCTATATAGAAAGATACGGGCATAGctgctttttgttttgctaGCAACATTTGTTCTTCAAAGCAAAAACATGCAACTTTGTTGAAATACTTACCTGCTTTGAAAGGCGTAACGTTATATACTGCCATACCAAATGAAGGCTGATCAGATAGATTTTTTGCGTAATAAAACGCTAAACTTTGTTCTCCTATGTTTACGTCAAAGTAGTTAGTTTCTGATTTAAACTCCCAAGGTAGATCGGACATTATATCAGCATTGAAATGGACCCTGATCTTTTGGTTAGTTATATTTGTTGTTGTGTTAGTTACTTTTCTTATTGTGCCACCATACCCAGTAGCTTTACAAAAAATGCTATATAGAGGCACCGATGCATATGCAAGACATAACATCAATACAACTAGAGATATTAGAAAGAAAACTATAGAATTCTTACTGCCTTTCCTTAAAAAGGAAAACATCTAATCCCTATTGTTGAACAAGTTAAGTAACCTGAGTAGATTgagaaatatattaataaagtcAAAATAAAGATTAGTTGCACCGAGTATTGCCAATTTAGTAGTAGCAACTTCTGATCCGTCATTATGTTTATAATAAACGTCCTTGATTCTTTGAGCATCATATGCAGTCATTAAGGTAAAGACTATTACTGATATGAACGATATTGCAAAGTAGAGAGGACTACTTCCAAGGAATAAATTTACTATGGATGCTATAATTATCCCCAAGACTCCCATAATCAAGAAAGAGCCCATACTTGTAAGATCTCTTTTTGTGGTATTACCATATAAAGCCATAGAGCCAAACATAATTGATGTAATGAAAAACGCTCTTGCTATATTTTCTGCAGtataaactataaaaatataagataaGGAAAGCCCCATTAACACTGAGAACGAGAAAAATATAGTAACGGCAGACTGAGCACTTAGGTGTTGAATTCTATAAGACATGTAGAACACCAATGCAACCGGAGATAACATTACCACAAGCGATAGAACGGGATTAGAATAAATTACTTGAAAAAGACCAGAAAATACTGTTAAAAATGCAACAAGCCCTGTGACGCCCAAAGCTAAAGCCATGTAGTTATATACTTTGGTTAGGTAACTTCTAAGCCCAGCACTATAATAAACGCCTTGAGAGCGAATATCCTGTTCATTTCTCATGTAAGACATAATATAACTCCTTTTATCCATTACTTAACACATTATAATATAAAACCATATTTTTATCAagtgtttttattataaacaGCTATGCGCTGgcatttgttttaatataaatagaaTATAGGCCTATTGCTGCTGCATTTGAAACATTTAAACTGTTAATTGCATTTGACATTGGtatttttaaaagataatCACAGTTTTCTTTAACTAGTCTTCGTACCCCTTTCTCTTCagaaccaaaaataattactctttttttctcaaaactctTTATTTCATCTATATTTTCTTTAGTATTGCAATCAAACCCATAACACCAGTAACCGACCTTTTTTAAATACTGCATAGTTTTTACTATATTTGTAACGTATATTAGTGGGACAATATCCAATGCTCCACTTGCTGCTTTTGCAATAGATGCATTTTCACTTGGTGAATGGTTATGTGGTAAAACCAATGCGTCGACATTAAAACAAGCTGAAGTTCTTAAAATCGACCCAATATTGTGCGTGTCAGTGACTTGATCTAAAATGACTATAGTAGAGCTATCGTTCGAGCTTTCAGCTATTTCTTCAATGCTTAAGTTATAAAGAATAGGGGCAACATTTAAAGCAATTCCCTGATGGTTAGCACCTTTGGGTAAAACGTCATTAAGTATTTTGCTTTCTACTAATCGAACTTTAATGCCCTTACTGTCTACACATTGcctaatttcttttttgtgcTCTCTATAGAAATTTTCTGTTGCTAACAGTTCTATACACCGCCTATTTTTATTCTTCAGTGCTGACATGCAGGTGTGCTTTCCATACAGCCAAAAATTCTCATTAGTTTTTGACGATTTCATCGTATTATCGAAAATCTGGTTTTTATAGAATAAGCAACATTTTACTATGTTTGAATATTGTTGTAAAATTATACAATTCGATTAATGCGTTTATGTCGGACGATGAGttggattggcaaaaaaatgttaagcCAATAAAATGTGGAAAAGTTACTTTGAAAGTTGATCATAAAGTAAATATAAAGTCTATGGTTGATAAAGGTACCTCCGACTTACAAGGGAATTTTCTTAATACCAATAATGGTAACTCATCATTTTGTCTTGACCAAAACACAAAATCAAAAGTTGATAGgggtaaatattttataagcgACAAGCTCGATTTGCATGGCTATAATATAGAGGATGCTTACTGTAAATTGATAGATTTTATTATCAAAAATTATCGAGCAGGGAATAGATGTTTATTGGTAATTACGGGATACGGCAGTGCAACAAATAAAACAGACACTATAAAGAATAACTTAAATAAGTGGTTAAATGATACTAAAATCCAGCATATGGTTCTATACTACCAGCAAGCTACGAAAAAACATGGTGGTAAAGGagctttttatgttttattaagAAGGCTTAGGTCCTATTAGCTGCTTAAGTTTCCTTTTAAGCCTTAATTTTTCTTGTATAACCATACAGTGTTCGGCAGCGCGTGACGCACAACTGTGCGAACATTGTGATTTGGGTCTACCAGGAAGGATGTCTCCCAGTACCTCTTTtcccgtcatcccgctacgtgttagcgggatctcatTTCACTTTATGAGGGTGTCATCCGAATAGCTTGACTACTTGGATCCAGATTGGATACTGAGTTGGTGAGTATAAAAGTATAGCTTctacgtcataccgccgcggtatctcagccgctaacaagtagcgggGTGACGAGTTACTATACCGctgcgaaccgtcataccgcgatttaTTCCATAGCTGTACGAACATTCATTTTTGAAGGTAAACTGCACAGCAAatggtgtcattccagtgcttgacactggaatccagccGGCTTTGTTGCATCGCTAGCTATGATGgattaaagataaaaaaggtGGAGAATATCAGTAGCTTATTATTCTGGTATTTATAACAAGAACGGTCAGTGAATACCTAAATTTGAGTAAAAGAAATTTCACTACCACTCACTAATCCGGCTAAAATTCAAGAATTTCAATGCTTTAGCTATTTTCAatagaattaaatttattaatataaataacaaattactATTCTTAAATTTGATCAGATTGATTGcaaaaaaacaagattttCAATAAGTTGCTTATAATCCTAATTATAGTTAGCCTTTCATAAGTAGCGATGCAACAAAGCCATTCCAGCGTCACGCGCTGCCATGTGGTATACAAATTTCCTTCGAATTACAACGTACGTGCGCTCTATATGCACTTGATTGACAAATGCTCTCTTATCAAAATCTCAAGAATCTGCACTATATTTAATGCTGCGCCTTTGCGCAGGTTGTCAGCCACTATCCACATATTTAATCCGTGCTCAACAGTATTGTCTCTTCTAATACGCGATACATATACAGCATTCTCCTGTACAACATCAATTTGAGTTATGTATTCACTATCTTCACGCCTGTTGTACACTAAAACTCCACTATCTTCGGCTTCACTTAGCACTTCACGAGCTTGTTCTTCAGTGATATGTTGATCAAATTCCACATTTACTGCCATAGCGTGACCGATAAAGACGGGTACCCTTACACAAGTTGCAGTAACTTTTATATCTTcctctaaaattttttttgtctccTCTTGCATTTTCCATTCCTCTTCTGTAGAACCATTTTCCATGAATTCTCCTACATGGGGAATGCAATTGAATGCTATTTGCTTAGAGAATATCTTGGGTTTTTTAGCTTCGTTcataaagattttttttgtctgGTCATAGAGCTCATCCATTGCTGCTTTGCCTGCACCAGAAGTTGATTGATAAGTTGAAGCAAcgattctctttatttttgctttttggtgTAATAGATGTAGTACTAGCAGCATCTGTATTGTAGTACAGTTTGGATTGGATATTATGTTGTGGTTTTTATATTccataattttttctttattaatctCTGGAATAATGAGTGGCACACCCTCTTTCATTCTAAAATGGGAACTGTTATCTATCACGATGCATCCAGCCTGTGTTGCAATTGGTACATACTCTTCAGAAACATGAGATC from Drosophila ananassae strain 14024-0371.13 chromosome 4 unlocalized genomic scaffold, ASM1763931v2 tig00000245, whole genome shotgun sequence carries:
- the LOC123258118 gene encoding aspartate-semialdehyde dehydrogenase-like → MGYKIAVIGATGRVGREVLSTLAEFQDEAIDCVIALASKKSEGKKVSFGDKELTVLCLEDYDFVGTNVAIFCAGSHVSEEMKEGVPLIIPEINKEKIMEYKNHNIISNPNCTTIQMLLVLHLLHQKAKIKRIVASTYQSTSGAGKAAMDELYDQTKKIFMNEAKKPKIFSKQIAFNCIPHVGEFMENGSTEEEWKMQEETKKILEEDIKVTATCVRVPVFIGHAMAVNVEFDQHITEEQAREVLSEAEDSGVLVYNRREDSEYITQIDVVQENAVYVSRIRRDNTVEHGLNMWIVADNLRKGAALNIVQILEILIREHLSIKCI